A portion of the Aricia agestis chromosome 1, ilAriAges1.1, whole genome shotgun sequence genome contains these proteins:
- the LOC121730664 gene encoding ceramide glucosyltransferase has product MMPMVYTVYGFAIFFMIAWVCLWLIHIMALSYCKWKLHRSVERAPPEQPYLGVSILKPLTGVDPNLFSNLETFFTLDYPTYELLFCVESEHDPAVMLVNSLLQKYPQTDAQLFVGGVSVGVNPKINNMQPAYLAAKYPLVLVSDSGIRMREDTLLDMVQHMAPDVAIVHQMPFTCDAEGFAAVYEKVYFGTAQARMYLGADFLGINCHTGMSSLVRRCALEEAGGLAAFGEYLAEDFFMAKAIVARGWRMRVASLPALQNSGAKSVGGLQARLTRWARLRIAMVPTTALLEPLSECLPLGAGAAWAAGVLLGAEPLPFFLVHVLVWFLSDWLMLRAVQNGSPPFTKVEFLLGWVWSECCAPFVLAAALLNCEISWRTRTYRLDWGGRAHELKPKLKF; this is encoded by the coding sequence ATGATGCCTATGGTGTATACGGTTTACGGTTTtgctatattttttatgatcgcGTGGGTCTGCCTGTGGTTAATTCACATAATGGCTCTCTCGTACTGCAAGTGGAAGCTGCACCGGAGCGTGGAGCGGGCCCCACCGGAGCAGCCCTACCTCGGCGTCTCTATACTGAAGCCGCTCACCGGCGTGGATCCGAATCTATTCTCCAACTTGGAGACGTTCTTCACCCTGGACTACCCGACGTACGAGCTGCTGTTCTGCGTGGAGAGCGAGCACGACCCCGCCGTGATGCTCGTCAACAGCCTGCTGCAGAAGTACCCGCAGACGGACGCCCAGCTCTTCGTCGGGGGCGTGAGCGTCGGCGTTAACCCGAAGATCAACAACATGCAGCCGGCGTACCTGGCGGCCAAGTACCCGCTCGTGCTCGTGAGCGACTCGGGCATCCGCATGCGCGAGGACACGCTGCTGGATATGGTGCAGCACATGGCGCCGGACGTGGCCATCGTGCACCAGATGCCATTCACGTGCGACGCGGAGGGTTTCGCCGCTGTCTACGAGAAGGTGTACTTCGGTACGGCGCAGGCGCGCATGTACCTGGGCGCCGACTTCCTCGGCATCAACTGCCACACCGGCATGTCTTCGCTCGTGCGCCGCTGCGCTCTGGAAGAGGCGGGCGGCCTGGCCGCCTTCGGGGAGTACCTGGCCGAGGACTTTTTCATGGCGAAGGCCATCGTGGCGCGGGGGTGGAGGATGAGGGTGGCGTCGCTGCCTGCGCTGCAGAATTCGGGCGCCAAATCGGTGGGCGGGCTGCAGGCGCGGCTGACTCGTTGGGCGCGGCTGCGCATCGCCATGGTGCCGACGACGGCGCTGTTGGAGCCGCTGAGCGAGTGCCTGCCCctgggcgcgggcgcggcgtggGCGGCGGGCGTGCTGTTGGGCGCGGAGCCGCTGCCGTTCTTCCTGGTGCACGTTCTGGTGTGGTTCCTGTCGGACTGGCTGATGCTGCGGGCGGTGCAGAATGGCTCGCCACCTTTCACCAAGGTGGAGTTCCTGCTGGGGTGGGTGTGGAGTGAGTGTTGTGCCCCTTTCGTGCTGGCGGCGGCGTTACTCAACTGTGAGATTTCGTGGCGGACTCGTACGTACAGGCTGGACTGGGGCGGGCGAGCCCATGAACTGAAACCCAAACTCAAATTCTAA